The following proteins are encoded in a genomic region of Magallana gigas chromosome 1, xbMagGiga1.1, whole genome shotgun sequence:
- the LOC136273567 gene encoding uncharacterized protein codes for MENKHQNLIKANYSTLVKKMMAIRVAEHLYASNILTDEMRQQIEAEKTSYDQNRKLISIILRRGSRAFMGLRVALMKANQADLSRLLMNNDDDTKFEYGKKLAMARSLVIPTKEIRDSRNESKKATHQQSQEPRCRIGLDDLNDLFLTVMSFKGTLYVHIRHLTESRGRLIATKKGVTFALARWLKFESLLPDIQDFIDNVGREDGEVQWHIGGGVFVSLSSGYPTVDIRHFWKPDDAPEPIPTKKGVTLNRNKLARLRDALNEIHECVPELQDTELCMFSDSHQNQIGMLNCTECTPFGYGDQDNRSMECNVGDLQDTESIESDLD; via the coding sequence ATGGAGAATAAACATCAAAACCTTATTAAAGCAAACTACTCCACATTGGTGAAGAAGATGATGGCGATTCGAGTAGCAGAACATCTGTACGCATCAAACATACTAACAGATGAAATGAGACAACAGATAGAAGCCGAGAAAACTAGTTATGACCAAAACAGAAAACTGATTAGTATCATTTTACGCCGAGGATCGAGGGCTTTTATGGGTCTCAGAGTGGCATTAATGAAAGCCAATCAAGCTGATTTATCGAGACTTTTAATGAACAATGACGATGACACGAAGTTTGAATACGGAAAAAAATTAGCCATGGCAAGATCGTTGGTCATCCCTACCAAAGAAATACGGGATTCCAGAAACGAATCAAAGAAAGCTACACACCAACAGTCTCAGGAGCCAAGATGTAGGATAGGTCTGGACGACTTGAATGACCTGTTTCTCACCGTCATGTCTTTCAAGGGAACGCTTTATGTTCACATCCGTCATCTCACAGAATCTCGCGGTCGTCTCATTGCCACCAAGAAAGGAGTTACCTTTGCTTTGGCTCGTTGGTTAAAATTTGAATCCCTTTTACCAGATATCCAAGACTTCATAGACAACGTTGGAAGAGAGGATGGAGAGGTACAGTGGCATATTGGCGGTGGCGTGTTTGTTTCGTTGTCATCAGGTTACCCTACAGTGGATATAAGGCACTTTTGGAAGCCCGACGATGCCCCAGAACCCATACCGACAAAGAAAGGAGTCACATTGAACAGAAACAAATTAGCCAGACTTAGAGATGCTCTCAACGAGATACATGAATGTGTTCCAGAACTACAAGATACCGAACTCTGCATGTTTAGCGATTCTCATCAGAATCAGATTGGGATGTTAAACTGTACCGAATGTACCCCGTTCGGTTACGGTGACCAAGACAATAGGTCCATGGAATGCAACGTGGGTGATTTACAGGACACCGAATCAATTGAGAGTGATCTTGATTGA